Proteins from a single region of Candidatus Poribacteria bacterium:
- a CDS encoding Clp1/GlmU family protein gives MDDTYQVNPDWRKLASRVVKPQQIVLVIGATDTGKSTFCRFLADFALAKGFKVACVDADIGQSQIGPPTTIGVKSFGPQSEIQLPSEQESILESGQNRVEKNIVFDGTADRLYFVGDVSPKGHFLETLTGTRLMVDNAREADADFIIVDTTGYVHDPAAVILKQHKIELIRPNHLICIGRSIEFKQITACYSQQAWLNIHYLLPHQNARLKNSNTRSGYRKDRFDTYFSESCVQQLPFEQVRGGRTPFFIGRPANEKELEILAGLAETQVYHAEWGNRTLCFIGSQHLSKAIITRIKNYLSLTRVTVEVSTYFERRLVGLIDSTGDTYVIGIIEAVDFQKRELSVRCKTDAVKQACAIQFGDYQLRSSKQAGVNRTEPNGQD, from the coding sequence ATGGATGACACCTACCAAGTTAACCCTGACTGGCGAAAACTTGCGAGTCGAGTTGTCAAGCCGCAACAGATTGTACTTGTGATAGGCGCGACCGATACAGGAAAATCGACTTTTTGCCGTTTTTTAGCCGACTTTGCACTCGCAAAGGGGTTTAAAGTCGCTTGCGTAGATGCAGATATCGGTCAGTCCCAAATCGGGCCTCCTACCACAATCGGTGTGAAGTCCTTCGGACCGCAAAGTGAAATCCAATTACCATCAGAACAGGAATCGATTTTAGAAAGCGGACAAAACCGAGTAGAAAAGAATATTGTATTTGATGGCACCGCGGACCGGCTCTATTTCGTCGGTGATGTGTCGCCGAAAGGACATTTCCTTGAGACCCTCACAGGAACACGTCTGATGGTAGATAACGCACGTGAAGCCGATGCCGATTTCATTATTGTTGATACCACCGGCTATGTTCATGATCCCGCCGCAGTCATTCTCAAACAGCATAAGATTGAACTCATCAGACCCAACCACCTCATTTGCATCGGGCGTTCCATCGAATTCAAGCAGATAACAGCCTGCTACAGTCAACAGGCGTGGCTCAATATTCATTATCTCCTGCCACACCAGAATGCTCGATTGAAAAATAGTAATACACGAAGTGGGTACCGAAAGGACCGATTTGATACCTACTTCTCTGAGAGTTGCGTCCAACAACTTCCTTTTGAACAGGTTCGTGGGGGGCGCACTCCTTTTTTTATAGGGCGTCCCGCAAATGAGAAAGAGTTAGAAATTCTCGCCGGGCTTGCAGAGACGCAAGTTTACCATGCCGAATGGGGAAATCGCACCTTATGTTTCATTGGGTCGCAGCATCTTTCCAAAGCGATTATCACCCGCATTAAAAATTATTTAAGTCTGACGCGCGTTACAGTCGAAGTTTCTACCTACTTTGAACGCCGCTTGGTTGGATTAATCGATAGCACTGGGGATACCTACGTGATCGGAATCATTGAGGCTGTGGACTTCCAAAAGCGAGAACTTAGTGTCCGTTGCAAAACTGATGCTGTAAAACAGGCGTGTGCGATTCAATTTGGCGATTATCAGTTAAGGTCAAGCAAGCAGGCTGGGGTGAACCGAACGGAGCCCAACGGTCAGGATTAG
- the sppA gene encoding signal peptide peptidase SppA — translation MKNRRVFIILGTIIGLFCLMLIVLRSIGGGASLGDKVAVIDVTGIISKSDATIKRIHAYRDDPSVKAIVLRIDSPGGSVAPVQEIYSELEKIEKPIVASMGGSAASGGYYIACAADTILANPGTLTGSIGVIMQFTRMKGLYDKVGLEHQVIKSGQFKDTGSPFRTLTEQERAVLQATVDDVYNQFVDTIAEARGNVLTRAEVAELADGRIFSGKQALDSKLIDQLGNLPDAIKIAGELGGIEGKPKVLRKERKTSLFEQLVGIKQMPPFDEMFSPPGVTFRYQMSLGD, via the coding sequence ATGAAAAATAGACGAGTTTTTATTATCTTAGGCACGATCATTGGCTTGTTCTGCTTGATGCTCATTGTATTACGTTCAATAGGTGGCGGGGCATCACTTGGAGATAAGGTCGCTGTGATAGATGTCACAGGAATTATCTCCAAATCCGATGCAACGATTAAACGCATTCACGCCTATCGCGATGACCCGAGTGTCAAAGCGATCGTTCTTAGAATTGATTCACCCGGTGGGAGTGTCGCCCCTGTCCAGGAAATCTACAGCGAATTGGAAAAAATAGAAAAACCGATAGTCGCTTCAATGGGCGGCAGCGCAGCATCAGGCGGTTATTATATTGCCTGTGCAGCCGACACAATCCTCGCGAACCCCGGCACATTAACCGGTAGCATCGGCGTTATTATGCAGTTCACGCGAATGAAGGGCTTATACGACAAAGTCGGATTAGAACACCAAGTCATTAAGAGCGGCCAATTTAAGGACACAGGCTCACCTTTCCGCACATTGACGGAGCAGGAACGGGCGGTGCTACAAGCCACTGTCGATGATGTTTACAATCAATTTGTGGATACCATCGCTGAGGCGCGCGGGAACGTTTTAACCCGGGCGGAAGTCGCCGAACTCGCAGATGGTCGGATTTTCTCTGGAAAACAGGCGTTGGATTCAAAACTGATCGACCAACTCGGCAACCTACCTGATGCAATCAAAATCGCTGGAGAATTGGGAGGCATCGAGGGGAAACCTAAGGTGCTACGTAAGGAAAGGAAAACATCGCTGTTTGAACAACTCGTCGGTATTAAACAGATGCCGCCTTTTGATGAGATGTTCAGTCCCCCGGGTGTCACTTTCCGTTATCAAATGAGCCTTGGTGACTAA
- a CDS encoding sugar transferase codes for MSQTVDSPDVIIASKSAWVKRTFDLVFAIIALLLLSPLFFLGSLLAKLQSKGPVFYKAKRVGKHETLFEMYKFRTMIVNADTLGGSLTTYRDTRITPIGRFLRWTKLDELPNLINVIKGEMSLIGPRPEAPDYVKHYTEIQKQVLQVKPGMTGPSQLANRDEEEKLKGQQDAEHYYITELMPKKLALDLHYVATQSIASDIGWLLKTLWVVIVRR; via the coding sequence ATGTCGCAAACTGTAGACTCCCCAGATGTCATTATCGCATCCAAGTCTGCTTGGGTGAAACGGACATTTGATCTCGTGTTTGCGATTATCGCACTCCTACTGCTGTCCCCCCTTTTTTTTCTCGGTAGCCTGCTCGCGAAGTTGCAATCCAAGGGACCTGTGTTTTACAAAGCAAAGCGGGTTGGCAAGCACGAAACTCTCTTTGAAATGTATAAATTCAGGACTATGATCGTCAACGCGGATACACTCGGCGGCAGCTTGACAACCTATCGAGACACACGGATTACACCCATCGGCAGGTTTTTGAGATGGACAAAACTTGACGAACTCCCGAATCTAATCAATGTTATCAAAGGAGAGATGAGTCTCATCGGACCACGTCCTGAGGCTCCTGATTACGTTAAACACTATACGGAAATACAGAAACAGGTGCTGCAGGTAAAACCGGGAATGACCGGCCCCTCGCAACTCGCTAACCGCGATGAAGAGGAGAAACTCAAAGGGCAACAGGATGCGGAGCATTATTACATCACAGAGTTGATGCCCAAAAAACTCGCCTTGGATCTTCACTATGTCGCAACACAGAGCATCGCCTCTGATATAGGATGGTTGTTAAAAACCCTTTGGGTCGTCATCGTTAGACGATAG
- a CDS encoding nucleoside-diphosphate sugar epimerase/dehydratase: MDKPKIKWSFIVVVDVLLVNIAFLFAYLTSLQFGFDFLEQPTPLFAILQSADLSASQHFLGIAAVVTIVRIGLLLGFNLYKPMWQHAAAQEFRKLTAAIILATLGLIGVSILLKIAWVLFLIDGFYNFALIGFTKFSKQIFQKDRRVVVTSSQDTKGSDGINAVSSLPARKPPTKVLIVGAGETGIGVLRELRNHPEKGYVPIGFIDDAPHKIGRTVAGLEVLGTTRDLTYITRKREVDEVVIAIPSAPGGKIRDIIRQCEYRGCQFKIVPNIHAILEGRASVSQIREVRFEDLLNRSISQMDIAEVSKYLSGKRVMVTGAGGSIGSELCRQVAKLDPELLILFGRGENSIYHTDIELREFEPELNRALIIGDIRDNAKVSQITRKYRPHIIFHAAAHKHVKFMENHPDEAVKNNILGTQNLIDAAIKHNVEAFILVSSDKAVNPTSVYGASKRVTEKLIQCKARQNGTRFIAVRFGNVIGSRASVLPNFKRQIAKGGPVTVTHREATRYFMTIPEAVQLLIQAGVMGNGGEILMLDMGEPIKILDLAQDLIRLSGLEVDRDIKIAFTGLEPGEKLYEELLTPKEGVTATKHQRIFVAQLEGIEEHQLLSQIDELSQLADGLDAEGIVAKFQELVPTYQPNRAFITETDTESGSEIVQFPAETKTATANRR; encoded by the coding sequence ATGGATAAACCGAAAATAAAATGGAGTTTTATAGTTGTTGTTGATGTCCTTCTCGTCAATATTGCGTTTTTATTTGCTTATCTGACCAGTCTGCAATTCGGTTTTGACTTTTTAGAACAGCCAACGCCGCTCTTTGCCATATTGCAGAGTGCAGACCTATCCGCCTCTCAGCATTTTTTAGGTATCGCCGCTGTTGTCACGATCGTCCGCATCGGTCTATTATTAGGGTTTAATCTCTACAAACCCATGTGGCAACACGCTGCTGCGCAGGAATTCCGAAAACTAACTGCCGCAATCATATTAGCGACTCTGGGACTCATCGGGGTGTCTATACTATTGAAAATCGCTTGGGTGCTATTCTTGATTGATGGATTCTATAATTTTGCACTCATCGGATTTACCAAATTTTCTAAGCAAATCTTTCAAAAAGATAGACGCGTGGTCGTCACGAGTTCCCAGGACACTAAAGGTTCAGACGGTATAAACGCCGTGTCGAGTCTGCCCGCCCGAAAACCGCCGACGAAAGTCCTTATTGTCGGTGCCGGTGAAACAGGTATCGGTGTACTCCGCGAACTCAGGAACCATCCTGAAAAAGGGTATGTACCAATAGGGTTCATTGACGATGCACCCCATAAAATAGGGAGAACTGTTGCTGGGCTTGAAGTACTCGGCACGACCCGGGACCTAACCTATATTACGCGGAAGCGGGAAGTGGACGAAGTCGTCATCGCTATCCCGTCGGCACCCGGCGGAAAAATCCGAGACATTATTCGACAGTGTGAGTATCGGGGATGCCAGTTTAAGATTGTCCCGAACATTCACGCAATTCTTGAAGGACGCGCAAGTGTTAGTCAGATTCGGGAAGTCCGGTTTGAGGACCTGCTCAATCGCTCGATCTCCCAAATGGACATCGCCGAAGTTTCCAAATATCTCTCCGGTAAACGCGTCATGGTAACCGGTGCCGGCGGCTCTATCGGTTCCGAGCTCTGCCGACAGGTGGCGAAACTGGACCCTGAGCTCCTTATCCTCTTCGGACGCGGTGAAAACAGTATCTATCATACAGATATAGAACTTCGAGAATTTGAACCCGAACTGAACCGTGCTTTGATTATCGGCGACATCCGAGATAACGCAAAGGTCTCCCAAATTACGCGCAAATATCGTCCACATATTATCTTTCACGCCGCCGCACACAAACATGTCAAGTTTATGGAGAATCATCCTGACGAAGCCGTGAAAAATAACATTCTCGGCACCCAGAACCTGATTGATGCCGCAATTAAACACAACGTTGAAGCGTTTATCCTCGTCTCATCCGATAAAGCCGTGAACCCAACGAGCGTTTATGGTGCCTCCAAGCGCGTAACAGAGAAATTGATTCAGTGTAAGGCACGACAAAACGGGACTCGGTTTATCGCTGTCCGCTTCGGAAACGTTATCGGTAGCCGGGCGAGTGTCCTCCCCAATTTCAAACGCCAGATTGCTAAAGGTGGTCCCGTCACGGTTACGCATCGCGAGGCGACTCGCTATTTTATGACGATTCCTGAAGCCGTCCAATTGCTCATCCAAGCAGGGGTTATGGGCAATGGTGGCGAAATTCTTATGTTGGACATGGGGGAACCTATTAAAATTCTTGACCTCGCCCAAGATCTCATCCGACTCTCTGGGCTTGAGGTGGACAGAGACATCAAGATCGCATTTACGGGGTTGGAACCCGGCGAGAAGTTATATGAAGAACTCCTTACACCGAAAGAAGGCGTTACAGCGACAAAGCATCAGCGTATCTTTGTAGCACAATTGGAAGGGATTGAGGAACATCAACTCCTTTCTCAGATTGATGAACTTTCGCAGCTCGCAGATGGACTTGACGCAGAAGGGATTGTCGCCAAATTCCAAGAATTGGTGCCAACATATCAACCGAACCGGGCGTTCATTACAGAGACGGATACGGAGAGCGGGTCTGAGATTGTTCAGTTCCCCGCTGAAACGAAAACCGCTACCGCAAATCGCCGCTAA
- a CDS encoding TIGR03087 family PEP-CTERM/XrtA system glycosyltransferase: MKILFLSLRCPYPPHRGDRIRSYNFIRQLSKQHAITLVYFAESETDIESAKHLEPFCERVEWVRFHRAFAYLNTGFHCLSRHPLQLHYWYAPQMQRKIDQLLAKERFELIHAQLFRMGQYVAGVQGPAKVLDLCDSLALNLSRRAELESNPWLAKIKLDCTPKRFLVKLEQKRVQRYEVDIMKAFDCGTVVARFDRDYLLKQDDTLNLSIVPMGVDLGYFQPKLIEEHAPVLLFTGTMNYFPNADAATYFCNEIFPRIRERHPKACFYVVGNHPSEPVKRLEDQEGVVVTGYVPDVRPYFEKASVFVAPLRAGSGIQTKNLEAMAMGVPVVTSSVGAMGLEADIGKELLVADTSADFAEQVIRLLDNESLRKTLAQTARTRVETNYSWEAIGDRLEHVYAQAAQMPSPRK, from the coding sequence ATGAAGATTTTATTTTTGAGCCTCCGGTGTCCGTATCCACCACATCGAGGTGATCGGATCCGATCTTACAACTTTATTAGACAACTCTCGAAACAACATGCCATAACACTCGTTTACTTTGCTGAGTCCGAAACCGATATTGAATCGGCGAAACATTTAGAACCTTTTTGTGAACGCGTAGAGTGGGTACGGTTCCACCGTGCTTTTGCATACCTGAATACCGGATTTCACTGCTTATCGCGGCATCCGCTCCAACTGCACTACTGGTACGCACCGCAGATGCAACGTAAGATTGACCAGCTCCTCGCGAAAGAACGTTTTGAGCTGATTCATGCGCAACTTTTTCGCATGGGACAATATGTGGCAGGCGTCCAAGGCCCCGCTAAAGTATTGGATTTGTGTGATTCATTAGCACTGAATCTCAGTCGCCGCGCCGAACTTGAAAGTAATCCTTGGCTCGCAAAAATTAAATTAGATTGCACTCCAAAGCGTTTTTTGGTAAAATTAGAGCAAAAGCGGGTGCAGCGTTACGAAGTCGATATTATGAAGGCTTTTGATTGCGGCACCGTTGTCGCCCGCTTCGACCGCGATTATCTGCTGAAACAGGACGATACCTTGAATCTATCGATTGTTCCGATGGGCGTTGACCTCGGATACTTTCAGCCGAAATTGATAGAGGAACACGCACCTGTCTTGCTCTTTACAGGGACGATGAACTATTTTCCGAACGCTGATGCTGCGACCTATTTCTGTAATGAAATTTTCCCGCGTATCCGAGAACGGCATCCGAAAGCCTGCTTTTATGTCGTCGGTAATCATCCATCGGAACCTGTGAAACGGCTTGAAGATCAGGAAGGGGTCGTCGTTACCGGTTATGTCCCGGATGTCCGCCCCTATTTTGAGAAGGCATCTGTTTTTGTTGCGCCGTTACGCGCCGGATCGGGGATACAAACCAAAAATTTGGAGGCAATGGCGATGGGAGTGCCAGTTGTTACCTCTTCTGTCGGTGCTATGGGTTTAGAAGCGGACATCGGCAAGGAACTCCTCGTCGCTGATACATCCGCAGACTTTGCTGAGCAGGTTATTCGTCTACTTGATAACGAGAGTTTACGAAAAACACTCGCGCAGACTGCCAGAACCCGCGTTGAAACCAATTATAGTTGGGAGGCTATTGGAGACCGTTTGGAACATGTTTACGCACAAGCAGCACAGATGCCAAGTCCAAGAAAATAG
- a CDS encoding Trm112 family protein gives MNTENAYGLSKTLLDILACPACKGGIVHDETAQKLVCIGECQRRYPIRDGIPVMLIDEAELPDQEPS, from the coding sequence TTGAACACTGAAAACGCTTATGGACTCTCGAAAACGCTACTTGACATCCTCGCATGTCCGGCATGTAAAGGCGGAATAGTACACGATGAAACGGCACAGAAACTGGTATGTATCGGTGAGTGTCAGCGTCGCTATCCTATTCGCGACGGTATCCCCGTGATGCTCATTGATGAAGCAGAATTGCCTGACCAAGAACCGAGCTAA
- the secA gene encoding preprotein translocase subunit SecA, with amino-acid sequence MFQKVITKVFGSKEDRDVKKFRDIVEAVNQRETDIKKLTDAQLQSKTPEFRQKLDAGASLDELLPDAFAIVREAAVRTLKQRHYDVQIMGGAALHQGSIAEMRTGEGKTLTSTLAVYLNALTGKGVHLATVNDYLARRDAEWMGKIYNFLGLSVGLTLSLMPHEQKRLGYKSDITYGVHSEFGFDYLWDNKALSFDTKVQRGHVYAILDEVDSILVDEARTPLIISEPSGKPAELYRQVNSVVTHLRAEEHFQIDQQGKSRGSVTLTDEGVEEVERRLGVGNLYEHTNIAMVHHVNQALTAHHLYKRDVDYLVENGEVLLVDEFTGRKQIGRRLSEGLHQAIEAKERVKVVQESQTGAKITYQNYFRMYDKLAGMTGTAATEANEFAHIYGLEVAVIPTNEPMIRMDNPDQIYATEDAKYDAVLNDIVEQHEKGRPILVGTVSIETSEKLSKMLRTKHRDIKHQVLNAKEHAHEADIIAQAGIPGAVTIATNMAGRGVDILLGGNPEGLAKEMLRKQKTKKVEEVHPESEEFLAALEKAEAICDENKEKVLAAGGLHIVGTERHESRRIDNQLRGRAGRQGDPGSSRFYLSLEDELMRKFGSERLQGLMTRVGMEEEVPLEHPWVTKSIEKAQTRVEQMHFEIRKNLLKFDDVMDSQRDTIYTLRDTVLASATDMSILSAGEDAPETDASESPENGNMPEEMGLAALAEKGGKTPATLKTTIWQMIERVVEDAIDDNLPEKGGNALEDPGRYEQWLTNKFPVKPIWKTPLAQADANDVEEQTLAVLRETYEQRETELGPEVMRLLERLLLLDRIDDHWKEHLYNIDYIEEGIRFGAGYGGKDPIVVFKNEALAVFESMYQHIEEEVSEFIFKSRVNTEAPRRVPGRRTGKPRRQPPRRAKADSATSASDDAEFASQQAMGNVPKVGRNAPCPCGSGKKYKRCHGA; translated from the coding sequence ATGTTCCAAAAAGTGATAACAAAAGTCTTCGGTAGTAAAGAGGACCGGGATGTCAAAAAATTTCGTGACATCGTCGAAGCGGTCAACCAACGCGAGACGGACATCAAAAAACTCACTGATGCACAACTGCAATCCAAAACACCAGAATTTCGCCAAAAATTGGACGCAGGCGCATCGCTTGATGAACTCTTACCAGATGCATTCGCTATTGTCCGAGAAGCAGCAGTACGGACGTTGAAACAGCGTCATTACGATGTCCAAATTATGGGCGGTGCCGCACTCCATCAAGGCAGCATCGCAGAGATGCGGACGGGGGAAGGTAAAACGCTCACCTCAACGCTTGCCGTCTATCTCAACGCACTCACCGGAAAAGGCGTACATCTCGCCACCGTTAACGACTACCTCGCACGCCGCGACGCAGAGTGGATGGGCAAAATCTATAATTTCCTCGGACTCTCCGTCGGACTCACACTCAGTTTGATGCCCCATGAACAGAAAAGACTCGGATACAAATCAGACATCACCTACGGCGTACACAGCGAATTCGGGTTCGATTACCTCTGGGATAACAAAGCCCTTTCGTTTGACACCAAGGTGCAACGCGGGCACGTCTACGCCATCCTTGATGAAGTGGATAGCATTCTCGTTGACGAAGCACGGACACCGCTCATCATCTCAGAACCCTCCGGTAAACCCGCCGAACTCTATAGGCAAGTTAACAGCGTCGTCACGCATCTCCGAGCGGAAGAACACTTCCAGATTGACCAGCAAGGGAAATCGCGCGGCTCTGTAACCCTGACAGATGAAGGGGTCGAAGAAGTTGAACGCCGTCTCGGTGTCGGGAATCTCTACGAACATACCAATATCGCTATGGTGCATCACGTCAATCAGGCACTCACCGCACATCACCTCTACAAACGCGATGTCGATTATCTCGTCGAAAACGGCGAAGTGCTCCTCGTTGATGAATTCACCGGACGGAAACAAATTGGGAGACGGTTAAGTGAAGGACTCCACCAAGCCATTGAGGCGAAAGAGCGCGTTAAAGTCGTTCAGGAAAGCCAAACCGGTGCCAAGATTACCTACCAGAACTACTTTCGCATGTACGATAAACTCGCCGGTATGACAGGTACCGCCGCCACAGAGGCAAACGAATTCGCGCACATCTATGGGTTAGAGGTCGCCGTTATCCCTACCAACGAACCCATGATCCGAATGGACAACCCCGACCAGATTTATGCGACCGAAGATGCGAAATATGATGCCGTCTTGAACGACATCGTCGAACAGCACGAAAAAGGGCGCCCGATACTCGTCGGGACAGTCTCGATTGAAACCTCTGAGAAACTCAGTAAGATGCTCAGAACCAAACATCGGGACATCAAACACCAAGTTCTGAACGCCAAAGAACACGCACACGAAGCCGACATCATCGCACAAGCGGGGATCCCGGGGGCTGTAACGATTGCTACGAATATGGCAGGTCGCGGCGTAGACATCCTACTCGGCGGTAACCCTGAAGGCTTAGCGAAGGAGATGCTCCGCAAGCAGAAAACAAAAAAAGTAGAGGAAGTCCATCCAGAGTCCGAAGAATTCCTGGCAGCACTCGAAAAAGCAGAAGCAATTTGTGACGAAAATAAAGAAAAGGTCTTAGCCGCAGGCGGACTCCATATCGTCGGCACAGAACGCCACGAGTCGCGTCGTATTGATAATCAGCTCCGCGGACGTGCCGGGAGACAGGGCGACCCAGGCTCATCTCGGTTCTACCTCTCCCTTGAAGACGAATTGATGCGGAAATTTGGATCCGAACGTTTGCAAGGGTTAATGACACGGGTCGGCATGGAAGAAGAGGTACCCTTAGAGCACCCATGGGTTACCAAGTCCATTGAAAAAGCACAGACGCGTGTTGAGCAGATGCACTTTGAAATTCGGAAGAACCTCCTGAAGTTTGACGATGTCATGGATTCGCAACGTGATACGATCTATACCTTACGCGATACCGTCTTGGCATCGGCGACCGACATGTCAATATTGTCTGCAGGCGAAGATGCACCAGAAACGGACGCATCGGAATCCCCAGAAAACGGGAACATGCCGGAGGAGATGGGGCTTGCAGCACTCGCTGAAAAAGGTGGCAAAACACCGGCTACCCTCAAAACGACAATCTGGCAGATGATTGAGAGAGTCGTTGAAGATGCGATTGATGACAATCTACCGGAAAAGGGTGGAAACGCTCTCGAAGATCCGGGCAGGTATGAGCAATGGTTGACAAATAAGTTCCCCGTCAAACCGATCTGGAAAACGCCGTTGGCGCAAGCGGATGCGAACGATGTTGAGGAACAGACACTGGCGGTCCTCCGCGAGACTTATGAGCAACGCGAGACCGAACTCGGACCAGAGGTAATGCGCCTCCTTGAACGCCTACTCCTGCTCGATAGAATTGACGATCACTGGAAAGAACACCTCTATAATATTGACTACATCGAGGAAGGGATCCGGTTCGGGGCGGGATACGGTGGTAAAGATCCAATTGTCGTCTTCAAAAACGAGGCACTCGCTGTTTTTGAGAGTATGTATCAACACATTGAGGAAGAGGTCAGCGAATTTATCTTCAAATCTCGGGTCAATACCGAAGCACCGCGCCGTGTCCCCGGGCGACGCACAGGCAAACCGCGTAGACAGCCACCGAGACGTGCCAAAGCGGACAGTGCCACCTCAGCCAGCGATGATGCCGAATTCGCTTCGCAGCAGGCGATGGGAAACGTGCCGAAGGTCGGCAGAAACGCACCCTGTCCTTGCGGTAGCGGTAAAAAATACAAGCGATGCCACGGCGCATAG
- a CDS encoding DUF1573 domain-containing protein, translated as MSKRTILTYIIIPTLLIAGLIIFLRNNPQEPTPELLLERQHINFGTLPEWDGPVTRTVTARNVGKNTLRIQNVHTGCSYAKITAPEQIRPNEAAAFHIDINPEILPADQTLATATIFTDSLKTPSVSLTIVAAAKRFATLNPDVCDFGNIRPETTHQKELKLIVNAPLNTSDLRLLPSNHSRLTWEMTPDPDTDTSFLVTVQLAPRKDRGTFSSLLTVAFPNERTLTLPVTAKVMAPVTAHPQTLSYGVAVAGTQPSLEFTLSAESRFEVLKVETPTVLEVSIMSDTGKQHQKRLKVVWHVPDAPEPLREEIQILTTADPLPIRIPVYGFIQLGTAN; from the coding sequence ATGTCCAAACGCACAATCCTCACATACATCATCATCCCCACACTGCTAATTGCCGGGCTAATCATCTTTCTCCGAAATAACCCGCAGGAACCCACTCCCGAACTTCTGCTGGAACGACAACATATCAACTTCGGAACTCTCCCTGAATGGGACGGTCCCGTCACACGAACCGTGACAGCCCGAAATGTAGGCAAAAACACACTCCGCATCCAAAATGTTCACACAGGTTGTAGTTACGCAAAGATTACAGCACCCGAACAGATCCGACCCAATGAGGCAGCAGCCTTCCATATAGACATCAACCCAGAAATCCTGCCCGCTGACCAGACCTTGGCAACCGCCACCATTTTCACCGATAGCCTCAAAACCCCAAGCGTTTCTCTGACAATCGTCGCGGCTGCCAAACGGTTTGCAACCCTGAATCCTGATGTCTGCGATTTCGGAAATATCCGCCCAGAAACGACGCATCAAAAAGAACTCAAACTCATTGTGAACGCGCCACTCAACACATCAGACCTCCGTCTCTTACCATCAAACCATTCGAGATTAACATGGGAAATGACACCTGACCCTGACACAGACACATCATTTCTTGTTACCGTTCAACTCGCGCCGCGCAAAGACAGAGGTACCTTCTCATCGCTACTCACTGTGGCGTTCCCCAACGAACGGACGTTAACGCTCCCCGTCACTGCTAAAGTCATGGCACCCGTTACGGCACACCCACAAACCCTCTCCTATGGCGTGGCAGTGGCAGGCACACAGCCATCGTTAGAATTCACGCTCTCTGCTGAATCCCGTTTTGAGGTGCTGAAAGTTGAAACTCCTACCGTTTTGGAGGTTAGTATTATGAGCGACACCGGTAAACAGCACCAGAAAAGACTAAAAGTCGTATGGCATGTTCCAGACGCGCCAGAACCTTTGCGTGAGGAAATCCAAATCCTAACTACAGCAGACCCACTACCCATCCGCATCCCCGTCTACGGCTTCATCCAACTCGGAACTGCCAACTGA